From one Lotus japonicus ecotype B-129 chromosome 3, LjGifu_v1.2 genomic stretch:
- the LOC130747790 gene encoding pentatricopeptide repeat-containing protein At5g39710-like, which yields MKLLRVSFTAAAKTFRYVLRNGVSPPNVNAYNVMIRGFAAAAVNLESESAVGDASGLLKATTEKGVEPTFNAIIQGLCREGSIIEAEKMLEEMNRKGLAPDERTYTSLIHLFCDKWQNVKAHEVLNEMILRGFSPSIATYNDLLYVYCRGGGTRVEEAVGILRGMAERGLSPDVVSYTTIISGFCVFDQEVEKALEMKVEMVEKGILPNAATFSMLIRALCREGRLPEAFDLFREMLCGGFSPDKCTYLMLINAYCAEGEFSKVFHLNDEMIHKGISSNFVTGFSPSLVTYNALIHGCCVLRRVEDALGILRGMAELGLSPDAVGYNTVISGFCKIGEPGKAYKLMLEMVGKNIQWLDEDTYESLMEDLSDEDTYSSLMNEYLAEGNLEMAFEFDREVSKNGYLPSHVTYSARLNGLIKKARTTEAKMHLLCMIYNQCLTMPSYITYDTLIENCSNNEFKSVVGLVKGFIKRGLLNEAARAHDTMLHGNYKPDGAVYNLLIFSHSRSLNVDKAYNMYKEMVHYGFDPHMFSVLALIKALYHVRRYDETRWVIQNTLRSCNLNDSELPKVLDEIDVRKFQIHALLSVLAEIAVDGLLLDGGKCSYASASSHRFSPTTIIVFLIFIIKGLVELSLG from the exons ATGAAGCTCCTCCGTGTTTCATTTACCGCCGCCGCCAAAACCTTTCGCTACGTGCTCCGAAACGGCGTGTCGCCGCCGAACGTAAACGCTTACAACGTCATGATCCGCGGCTTCGCCGCCGCCGCTGTGAACTTAGAATCAGAATCGGCGGTGGGGGATGCGTCGGGGTTATTGAAAGCAACGACTGAGAAGGGTGTGGAGCCGACTTTCAATGCGATTATTCAGGGGTTGTGCAGGGAAGGTAGCATAATAGAGGCAGAGAAGATGCTTGAGGAGATGAATCGGAAGGGTTTGGCCCCTGATGAGAGGACTTACACGTCTCTCATTCATTTGTTCTGCGACAAGTGGCAGAACGTTAAGGCTCATGAGGTTTTGAATGAAATGATTCTTCGTGGGTTTTCGCCCTCGATTGCTACATACAACGACCTTCTTTATGTATATTGCCGTGGGGGGGGAACGAGGGTTGAGGAGGCTGTGGGGATTTTGAGGGGCATGGCTGAGAGGGGTTTGTCCCCTGATGTTGTTAGTTATACCACTATTATATCTGGGTTTTGCGTATTCGACCAGGAGGTTGAGAAGGCTCTTGAGATGAAGGTGGAGATGGTTGAGAAGGGTATCTTGCCTAATGCTGCCACGTTTTCAATGCTTATACGAGCCCTGTGCCGGGAGGGAAGACTGCCCGAAGCTTTTGATCTATTCCGAGAGATGCTGTGCGGCGGCTTTTCACCAGATAAGTGTACTTATTTGATGTTGATTAATGCTTATTGTGCTGAAGGTGAATTCAGTAAGGTTTTTCATTTGAATGATGAAATGATACACAAGGGTATTTCGTCTAATTTTGTTACTGGGTTTTCACCGTCTCTTGTCACATACAACGCGCTTATTCATGGGTGTTGTGTTTTGCGGAGGGTTGAGGATGCACTGGGGATTTTGAGGGGCATGGCTGAGTTGGGTTTGTCCCCTGACGCTGTTGGTTATAACACTGTTATATCCGGGTTTTGCAAAATCGGGGAGCCGGGGAAGGCGTATAAATTGATGCTGGAGATGGTTGGAAAGAACATCCAGTGGCTGGATGAAGACACATATGAATCGCTTATGGAAGACCTGTCAGATGAGGATACTTATTCTAGTTTGATGAATGAGTATTTAGCTGAAGGTAACTTGGAAATGGCTTTTGAATTTGATCGTGAAGTCTCAAAAAATGGTTATTTGCCAAGTCATGTTACCTATAGTGCTCGTTTGAATGGGCTTATTAAGAAAGCTAGGACAACAGAAGCTAAGATGCATCTTTTGTGTATGATTTATAATCAGTGTTTGACTATGCCAAGTTATATAACATATGATACTCTGATAGAGAACTGCAGTAATAATGAATTCAAGAGTGTGGTAGGACTTGTCAAAGGTTTCATCAAGAGGGGTTTACTGAATGAAGCAGCCAGAGCTCATGACACAATGCTTCACGGGAATTATAAGCCAGATGGAGCAGTTTATAATTTGTTAATATTTAGTCATTCTAGAAGCCTTAATGTTGATAAGGCATATAATATGTACAAGGAGATGGTGCATTATGGTTTTGATCCTCATATGTTCTCTGTGCTTGCTCTTATTAAAGCTCTATATCATGTTAGAAGGTACGATGAGACGCGTTGGGTAattcaaaacacattgaggAGCTGTAATCTCAATGATTCTGAGCTACCTAAAGTACTTGATGAAATTGATGTCAGGAAATTTCAAATTCATGCTCTTCTGTCTGTGCTAGCTGAAATAGCCGTGGATGGCCTGTTACTTGATGGTGGAAAGTGTTCATATGCTTCAGCGTCATCACACCGCTTCTCTCCCACCACCATTATTGTCTTCTTGATTTTTATCATAAAAG GTTTGGTGGAACTGAGTCTCGGATGA
- the LOC130747791 gene encoding uncharacterized protein LOC130747791 isoform X2 — protein MNAKGHKFVRFGDWKSESSFSIEQEGSVNNGYHKRKGIPSVSAILKSIGRRLESGTEKVKSLRRHSAAVHPLSDGKTKKPTSGCNILDPQGSMLQKWNKIFVITCVMAVSVDPLFFYIPVIVGKNKSGMKTFFYPCGTFSKIATIAKNRPIYTWRVKVRVLRVWDMFPVGEPSKPYAIHVVLIDVEGVKIEGIIKKAFLPNCLRSGVAILIVTMHQYTLRSSKSKQQIFARVFHQEEVYIVVPRQFLNDFEESLSKYVELVDPVGNKLCVSFYFDRDEPRFGANISELRTVHQIQGSVIICFIYLGDSRFDIQISDLNLFEIEYRKRTAHVAANVASSSHLNFHEVDGSVINLISDDDSENEVEDIVN, from the exons ATGAATGCAAAGGGGCATAAATTTGTGAG GTTTGGGGACTGGAAATCAGAGTCATCTTTTAGTATAGAGCAGGAAGGTTCTGTAAACAATGGATATCACAAGAGAAAAGGCATACCGAGTGTAAGTGCTATTTTGAAGAGTATTGGAAGAAGACTCGAGAGTGGAACAGAGAAAGTGAAAAGCTTGAGAAGACATTCTGCTGCTGTCCATCCTTTAAGTGATGGAAAGACAAAAAAGCCGACTTCTGGGTGCAATATTCTTGATCCTCAAGGGTCAATGCTTCAGAAATGGAATAAAATATTTGTAATCACATGTGTGATGGCAGTTTCTGTGGATCCGCTGTTCTTTTACATTCCAGTGATTGTTGGTAAAAACAAGAGTG GTATGAAGACATTCTTCTATCCCTGTGGAACATTTTCAAAGATTGCTACTATTGCAAAAAACAGACCCATAT ATACTTGGAGAGTGAAGGTTCGGGTTCTTCGTGTTTGGGATATGTTTCCAGTTGGTGAACCGTCAAAACCTTACGCTATCCATGTTGTGCTTATTGATGTAGAG GGTGTGAAAATTGAGGGCATCATTAAGAAAGCCTTTTTGCCCAATTGTTTGCGTTCTGGCGTCGCCATTCTGATAG TTACTATGCATCAGTACACCTTAAGAAGTTCTAAGTCTAAGCAACAGATTTTTGCCAGAGTATTTCATCAGGAGGAG GTGTATATTGTTGTACCAAGACAATTCTTGAATGATTTTGAAGAAAGTCTCTCTAAATATGTTGAATTAGTGGATCCTGTAGGGAATAAATTATGTGTTAGCTTTTATTTTGATCGTGATGAACCAAGATTTGGTGCTAATATTTCAGAGTTACGAACTGTGCACCAAATACAGGGAAGTGTGataatttgttttatttatctTGGTGATAGTAGATTTGACATCCAAATTAGTGATCTGAACTTGTTTGAGATTGAGTATAGGAAAAGAACTGCTCATGTTGCAGCTAATGTTGCAAGTTCAAGTCATCTGAATTTTCATGAAGTAGATGGTTCggttataaatttaattagtgatgatgattctgagaaTGAAGTTGAAGATATTGTGAATTAG
- the LOC130745090 gene encoding uncharacterized protein LOC130745090: protein MGSFSDEPDFDLQGEENVILTVGGFETLPELDEDVWMVGVVLANHPVSVFGFKTVMRELWQSRNCVDIRHAGQNYFIFKFTTPKDRDLVLKSGPWFFERHTLALNTYDGKGDPSSVPLTKVPFGIQIRGLSSTGRTEVVAKSLGNAFVGFLDWDKSEASKYGSFFRVRAWVRVDVPLRRGKMIAPEKGEPLKLSFKYEKLINFCYKCGRMDHVQKDCGFEVPAGGAAFGPWLRADGDRYLIPRWRPGGERARDARGEDFTGIGSEGVGASDASSEVLRAEGVDGKKGEGGGQGKEERVKFSGAGSVAKVGYGRPSGGIVFNSPPICGLRGGGRRGGARGGVSRLTGGDREYVGKDLLGRKRPCTPTSSGGKISPPLKKTSSDIGLGSTAAAEQPRPPQ from the exons ATGGGATCTTTTTCTGATGAGCCGGACTTTGATCTGCAAGGAGAGGAGAATGTGATCCTGACTGTGGGAGGGTTTGAAACATTACCAGAACTGGATGAAGATGTGTGGATGGTGGGTGTGGTGCTAGCTAACCACCCGGTTAGTGTTTTTGGTTTCAAAACTGTGATGCGTGAGTTATGGCAATCAAGAAACTGCGTTGATATTCGTCATGCTGGGCAGAATTATTTCATATTCAAATTCACAACCCCAAAGGATAGGGATTTGGTGCTGAAGTCTGGCCCGTGGTTCTTCGAGCGACACACGCTGGCACTTAACACTTATGATGGCAAGGGAGATCCAAGCAGTGTTCCATTAACGAAAGTCCCCTTTGGGATTCAGATTCGGGGGTTGTCGTCCACTGGGAGGACGGAGGTGGTGGCCAAGTCTTTGGGGAATGCATTTGTCGGGTTCCTTGACTGGGACAAATCTGAGGCTAGCAAGTATGGCTCGTTCTTCAGGGTGAGGGCTTGGGTAAGGGTTGATGTTCCTCTTCGCCGGGGAAAGATGATTGCACCTGAGAAGGGTGAACCCTTAAAGCTCAGTTTTAAGTATGAGAAGTTGATAAATTTCTGCTATAAATGTGGGAGAATGGATCATGTCCAGAAAGACTGTGGCTTTGAGGTTCCTGCTGGAGGGGCAGCTTTTGGTCCTTGGCTCCGTGCTGATGGCGACAGGTACTTGATTCCGCGATGGAGGCCTGGGGGTGAGAGGGCTCGTGATGCTCGTGGGGAAGACTTTACAGGGATAG GGAGCGAGGGGGTGGGAGCATCTGATGCTTCCTCGGAGGTTCTGCGGGCTGAGGGTGTGGATGGGAAGAAGGGGGAGGGTGGAGGGCAAGGGAAAGAGGAGAGAGTGAAGTTTTCTGGTGCTGGGAGCGTTGCCAAAGTAGGGTATGGACGGCCGAGTGGTGGTATTGTGTTTAATAGCCCCCCGATCTGTGGCCTCCGGGGTGGTGGCCGGAGAGGGGGTGCACGAGGGGGGGTCTCACGTTTGACAGGTGGGGACCGTGAGTATGTGGGAAAGGACCTGTTGGGTCGAAAGCGGCCTTGCACTCCGACTTCTTCCGGTGGTAAAATATCTCCACCTTTGAAGAAAACTTCTTCTGATATTGGATTGGGTTCGACGGCGGCTGCGGAGCAGCCCCGCCCTCCTCAATGA
- the LOC130747789 gene encoding L10-interacting MYB domain-containing protein-like codes for MARIWNTSTNPTQQPRENLRWNDHEMDIALLHALSEEAARGNRSDGQWTTEAYANVVESLRSLTGPHITKDNVKNRMKSLKDRWKNAFDMFNGLSGFAWNPITRKFDAKEQVWEELIKANSNAAKFKDAQTL; via the exons ATGGCAAGAATATGGAATACTTCAACGAACCCCACACAACAGCCTAGAGAAAATCTTAGATGGAATGATCATGAGATGGATATTGCTTTGCTTCATGCACTGAGTGAAGAGGCAGCACGTGGAAATAGATCTGATGGACAATGGACTACCGAAGCATATGCAAATGTGGTTGAGTCATTGAGGTCATTAACTGGTCCACACATAACAAAGGATAATGTAAAAAATCGGATGAAGTCACTGAAAGATCGTTGGAAAAATGCTTTTGACATGTTCAATGGGTTGAGTGGATTTGCTTGGAATCCCATAACTAGAAAATTTGACGCTAAGGAACAAGTTTGGGAAGAGTTAATCAAA GCTAATTCTAATGCTGCTAAGTTTAAGGATGCCCAAACACTATGA
- the LOC130747791 gene encoding uncharacterized protein LOC130747791 isoform X3, whose protein sequence is MMMEGEVQFLSPTLDMSDRQCSFSFSLLTPRYEDILLSLWNIFKDCYYCKKQTHISLNPLRSICIGIDPKKDTWRVKVRVLRVWDMFPVGEPSKPYAIHVVLIDVEGVKIEGIIKKAFLPNCLRSGVAILIVTMHQYTLRSSKSKQQIFARVFHQEEVTMKFVFYVWSEMKILDTDHIFFFLCLFLWNIQVYIVVPRQFLNDFEESLSKYVELVDPVGNKLCVSFYFDRDEPRFGANISELRTVHQIQGSVIICFIYLGDSRFDIQISDLNLFEIEYRKRTAHVAANVASSSHLNFHEVDGSVINLISDDDSENEVEDIVN, encoded by the exons ATGATGATGGAAGGGGAAGTACAATTTTTGTCACCCACCCTAGATATGTCAGACAGACAgtgttccttttctttctcacttCTAACACCTAG GTATGAAGACATTCTTCTATCCCTGTGGAACATTTTCAAAGATTGCTACTATTGCAAAAAACAGACCCATAT ATCATTGAATCCCCTTCGTTCCATATGCATTGGGATCGATCCTAAAAAAGATACTTGGAGAGTGAAGGTTCGGGTTCTTCGTGTTTGGGATATGTTTCCAGTTGGTGAACCGTCAAAACCTTACGCTATCCATGTTGTGCTTATTGATGTAGAG GGTGTGAAAATTGAGGGCATCATTAAGAAAGCCTTTTTGCCCAATTGTTTGCGTTCTGGCGTCGCCATTCTGATAG TTACTATGCATCAGTACACCTTAAGAAGTTCTAAGTCTAAGCAACAGATTTTTGCCAGAGTATTTCATCAGGAGGAGGTAACtatgaaatttgttttttatgtttggaGTGAGATGAAAATATTGGACACTgatcatatttttttctttttatgtttatttttgtgGAATATTCAGGTGTATATTGTTGTACCAAGACAATTCTTGAATGATTTTGAAGAAAGTCTCTCTAAATATGTTGAATTAGTGGATCCTGTAGGGAATAAATTATGTGTTAGCTTTTATTTTGATCGTGATGAACCAAGATTTGGTGCTAATATTTCAGAGTTACGAACTGTGCACCAAATACAGGGAAGTGTGataatttgttttatttatctTGGTGATAGTAGATTTGACATCCAAATTAGTGATCTGAACTTGTTTGAGATTGAGTATAGGAAAAGAACTGCTCATGTTGCAGCTAATGTTGCAAGTTCAAGTCATCTGAATTTTCATGAAGTAGATGGTTCggttataaatttaattagtgatgatgattctgagaaTGAAGTTGAAGATATTGTGAATTAG
- the LOC130747791 gene encoding uncharacterized protein LOC130747791 isoform X1: protein MNAKGHKFVRFGDWKSESSFSIEQEGSVNNGYHKRKGIPSVSAILKSIGRRLESGTEKVKSLRRHSAAVHPLSDGKTKKPTSGCNILDPQGSMLQKWNKIFVITCVMAVSVDPLFFYIPVIVGKNKSGMKTFFYPCGTFSKIATIAKNRPIYTWRVKVRVLRVWDMFPVGEPSKPYAIHVVLIDVEGVKIEGIIKKAFLPNCLRSGVAILIVTMHQYTLRSSKSKQQIFARVFHQEEVTMKFVFYVWSEMKILDTDHIFFFLCLFLWNIQVYIVVPRQFLNDFEESLSKYVELVDPVGNKLCVSFYFDRDEPRFGANISELRTVHQIQGSVIICFIYLGDSRFDIQISDLNLFEIEYRKRTAHVAANVASSSHLNFHEVDGSVINLISDDDSENEVEDIVN from the exons ATGAATGCAAAGGGGCATAAATTTGTGAG GTTTGGGGACTGGAAATCAGAGTCATCTTTTAGTATAGAGCAGGAAGGTTCTGTAAACAATGGATATCACAAGAGAAAAGGCATACCGAGTGTAAGTGCTATTTTGAAGAGTATTGGAAGAAGACTCGAGAGTGGAACAGAGAAAGTGAAAAGCTTGAGAAGACATTCTGCTGCTGTCCATCCTTTAAGTGATGGAAAGACAAAAAAGCCGACTTCTGGGTGCAATATTCTTGATCCTCAAGGGTCAATGCTTCAGAAATGGAATAAAATATTTGTAATCACATGTGTGATGGCAGTTTCTGTGGATCCGCTGTTCTTTTACATTCCAGTGATTGTTGGTAAAAACAAGAGTG GTATGAAGACATTCTTCTATCCCTGTGGAACATTTTCAAAGATTGCTACTATTGCAAAAAACAGACCCATAT ATACTTGGAGAGTGAAGGTTCGGGTTCTTCGTGTTTGGGATATGTTTCCAGTTGGTGAACCGTCAAAACCTTACGCTATCCATGTTGTGCTTATTGATGTAGAG GGTGTGAAAATTGAGGGCATCATTAAGAAAGCCTTTTTGCCCAATTGTTTGCGTTCTGGCGTCGCCATTCTGATAG TTACTATGCATCAGTACACCTTAAGAAGTTCTAAGTCTAAGCAACAGATTTTTGCCAGAGTATTTCATCAGGAGGAGGTAACtatgaaatttgttttttatgtttggaGTGAGATGAAAATATTGGACACTgatcatatttttttctttttatgtttatttttgtgGAATATTCAGGTGTATATTGTTGTACCAAGACAATTCTTGAATGATTTTGAAGAAAGTCTCTCTAAATATGTTGAATTAGTGGATCCTGTAGGGAATAAATTATGTGTTAGCTTTTATTTTGATCGTGATGAACCAAGATTTGGTGCTAATATTTCAGAGTTACGAACTGTGCACCAAATACAGGGAAGTGTGataatttgttttatttatctTGGTGATAGTAGATTTGACATCCAAATTAGTGATCTGAACTTGTTTGAGATTGAGTATAGGAAAAGAACTGCTCATGTTGCAGCTAATGTTGCAAGTTCAAGTCATCTGAATTTTCATGAAGTAGATGGTTCggttataaatttaattagtgatgatgattctgagaaTGAAGTTGAAGATATTGTGAATTAG